The proteins below come from a single Eucalyptus grandis isolate ANBG69807.140 chromosome 3, ASM1654582v1, whole genome shotgun sequence genomic window:
- the LOC104438520 gene encoding NHP2-like protein 1 has protein sequence MTGEAVNPKAYPLADAQLSITILDLVQQAANYKQLKKGANEATKTLNRGISEFVVMAADTEPLEILLHLPLLAEDKNVPYVFVPSKQALGRACGVTRPVIACSVTSNEGSQLKSQIQQLKDAIEKLLI, from the exons ATG ACAGGAGAAGCGGTGAACCCCAAGGCCTACCCCCTCGCGGACGCTCAGCTGAGCATCACCATCCTCGACCTCGTCCAGCAGGCCGCCAACTACAAGCAGCTCAAGAAGGGCGCCAACGAAG CTACGAAGACCTTGAATAGGGGCATCTCTGAGTTCGTCGTGATGGCTGCTGACACCGAGCCGCTTGAGATCTTGCTCCATCTCCCACTGCTTGCGGAGGATAAG AATGTGCCCTATGTCTTTGTCCCTTCAAAACAAGCACTTGGTCGAGCATGTGGAGTTACACGACCTGTCATCGCATGTTCAGTGACATCAAATGAGGGAAGCCAGTTGAAATCCCAGATCCAACAGCTCAAG GACGCCATAGAGAAGCTATTAATCTGA
- the LOC104438519 gene encoding uncharacterized protein At2g34160, translating into MAMEQITEGVSSIALTDGDSSSVKKNNRIQVSNTKKPLFFYVNLAKRYMQQYNEVELSALGMAIATVVTIAEILKNNGFAAEKKITTSTVGIKDESRGRPVQKAKIEILLGKSEKFDELMAAAAAEQAAAAAAAEQADAGATEEQES; encoded by the exons ATGGCGATGGAGCAGATCACGGAGGGAGTCAGCAGCATCGCCCTGACCGACGGCGACTCCTCCTCCGTCAAGAAGAACAACCGCATCCAGGTCTCCAACACCAAGAAGCCCCTCTTCTTCTACGTCAACCTCGCCAAG AGATATATGCAGCAGTACAATGAGGTGGAGCTTTCTGCTCTCGGGATGG CTATTGCGACAGTGGTCACCATCGCGGAAATTCTGAAGAACAATGGATTTGCTGCCGAGAAGA AGATCACAACATCAACTGTTGGTATCAAGGATGAATCAAGAGGGCGACCTGTCCAAAAGGCCAAG ATAGAGATATTGCTGGGGAAGTCAGAGAAGTTCGACGAGTTGATGGCGGCGGCTGCTGCAGAGCaggcggctgctgctgctgctgcagagCAGGCTGATGCTGGAGCCACTGAAGAGCAGGAGAGTTGA
- the LOC104440483 gene encoding uncharacterized protein LOC104440483, translated as MLLCADERTTGCSRREKRQALAGSFSKAIMYCGTSSSSCSCCHWRSSFFKIFPRSPIIPIFVLFLLVPSPFFCRASSLETATVRTTNQTSQPGDELQKLKMIRAYLKGINKPPLKTIQSPDGEIIDCVLSHQQPAFDHPLLKGQKPLDPPEVPNGYDSTGVTVEILQQWRMSGEVCPEGTIPIRRTSEADVLRASSVQTFGKKVKSHVLVDTSGVAHEYSKVYVAGDQYYGAQATINLWQPVVADPNEFSLAQFWVMAGDAGIDLNTIEVGWQVYPGLYGDNQSRLFIYWTADDYGATGCYNLQCAGFVQTNNGFAIGSPIGPPSSYGGAQIDITLLVWRVPGSGNWWLLLRPNILLGYWPSVLFTHLTEPASQVQFGGEIVNLELMGQHTSTQMGSGHFAEENYGKAAYFQQLQVVNGDNYLVPVQNAQTYEDDPNCYDLQGGIDPNWGTAFFYGGPGRSETCP; from the exons ATGTTGCTGTGTGCAGACGAGCGGACGACCGGGTGCAGCCGAAGAGAGAAACGACAGGCCCTCGCAGGAAGCTTCTCAAAGGCCATTATGTACTGTGGCACGAGCAGCTCTTCTTGTAGCTGTTGTCATTGGCGTTCCTCCTTCTTCAAGATCTTCCCACGGTCACCAATCATTCccatttttgtacttttcctcCTTGTTCCTTCTCCCTTCTTTTGTCGGGCTAGTTCATTGGAAACCGCCACCGTCCGCACCACGAATCAGACTTCCCAACCTGGGGATGAGCTACAGAAGCTGAAGATGATAAGGGCTTATCTCAAGGGCATCAACAAGCCTCCCCTCAAAACAATTCAG AGTCCTGATGGAGAAATAATAGACTGCGTTCTATCTCACCAGCAACCAGCCTTTGATCATCCTCTACTAAAGGGACAAAAGCCATTG GATCCGCCAGAGGTGCCCAATGGGTATGATTCGACTGGTGTGACCGTGGAGATTCTTCAACAGTGGAGGATGTCAGGCGAGGTGTGCCCAGAAGGGACAATACCGATACGGAGGACGAGCGAAGCAGACGTGTTGAGGGCTTCTTCAGTTCAGACGTTTGGGAAGAAAGTCAAAAGTCATGTCCTTGTAGACACTTCAGGCGTTGCTCATGAG TATTCGAAAGTGTATGTGGCCGGAGATCAATACTATGGAGCCCAAGCAACGATAAATCTATGGCAACCAGTGGTGGCTGATCCAAATGAATTTAGCCTCGCCCAATTTTGGGTCATGGCCGGCGATGCTGGCATTGATCTTAACACCATTGAAGTTGGCTGGCAG gTTTATCCAGGATTGTATGGGGACAACCAGTCGAGGCTCTTCATTTATTGGACT GCTGATGACTACGGAGCAACAGGATGCTACAACTTGCAGTGCGCAGGATTTGTCCAGACCAACAATGGGTTTGCAATTGGGTCACCAATTGGCCCCCCATCCTCCTACGGTGGTGCTCAAATTGATATAACTTTGCTGGTTTGGAGG GTACCGGGGAGCGGGAATTGGTGGCTCTTATTGCGACCAAACATCTTGCTCGGGTACTGGCCATCGGTCCTGTTCACTCATCTCACAGAGCCCGCGAGCCAGGTGCAATTCGGCGGGGAGATCGTGAACTTGGAACTCATGGGCCAGCATACGAGCACCCAGATGGGGAGCGGGCATTTCGCCGAAGAAAATTACGGAAAAGCCGCCTATTTTCAGCAATTGCAAGTGGTGAATGGGGACAACTACCTCGTCCCTGTGCAAAACGCCCAGACCTATGAGGATGACCCAAATTGCTACGACCTCCAAGGAGGGATCGATCCAAATTGGGGGACCGCTTTCTTCTATGGGGGACCCGGAAGGTCTGAGACGTGTCCCTAA